Within Metabacillus sp. KUDC1714, the genomic segment AGATCTCACTCTATTGAAAGCGTTTAATTGAATTAAAGGTAAAGGAAGTGGGTCAGATTGCAACTTACTGAACAACAACAAAATTGGAGAGATGTGGCAAGAGATTTTGCTAAACGAAAATTAGAACCAGCTACAGAATGGTTAGAAGGCGATTACTTTTGGAATAATGCAAAGAAACTGGCGGACCATGGATTTTTAGGTTTAACACTTCCAGAGGAGTATGGAGGCATGAACTTAAGCATTTTTGATGCATGCCTTATCATCGAGGAACTATGTCGTGTATGCCCAACTAGTGGACGTCATGCTTATCATGCAAGTATGGGTATCGCTTCATTTATTAATCAACTAGGTAATGAAGAACAAAAGAAGCAATACTTGCCAATGATTACATCAGGTAAGCTTTTTGTTGGTTTGGGAATGAGTGAACCGGAAGCAGGCAGCGCAGCAACTGATATATCGACAACAGCTGTTGAAGAAGGAGACTTTTATCGATTAAATGGTTCAAAGGTGTTTATCAGTGAAGCGCATCTGGCTGATTTATTTGTTGTCTATGCCCGTTTCGGCAATACAGGTCGTACTTCAGATATAGGGGCAATTTTAGTAGAACGTGGTACGCCAGGTTTTACTGTTGGACCAAATGAAGAAAACATGAGTGGAGAGGTACAATGTGCATTATATTTTGAAGATGCTATGGTACCGAAAGAAAATGTCCTTGCAACTAATAACGCTTTTAAAAAATTAATGGGTGTATATAATGGGGTGCGTTTAGGATTCTTATCACAAACCATGGGTATTACGCAAGCGGCTTTTGATCGTACGATGGAGCATGTGAAACAGCGTAAACAGTTTGGTAAGGAAATTTGCGAGTTTCAGGGATTACAATGGATGATATCTGATATGTATGTACAGCTTGAAGCTGCTCGTACGATACTTTACAGGGCAGCGGAAGCCGCATCGGATAATAAGCCGGATAAAAATGCAGTTAGTGTTGCGAAAATATTTGTAGCGGAGGCTGCCCAAAAAATCACAGATACTTGTATTCAGCTCCATGGTGGTTATGGATATTCAAAACAATACCCGCTTGAATGGTATTACCGTTGTGTTCGCGCAGCATCTATTGCAGGTGGTACCCTGCAGGTTCATAAAACAATGCTGGCATCAAGTGTACTTGAAAGGAAGTTTGATCAACGAAAATGATAGCTTTGTATAAAACGATAGTTAAGTTTTATAGCCTTCAAGTATAAATAATGAAGAAAACGATGGAGGTAATTGGATTGGGTACAACATCTCATAAGCAAAAAAGTAATTCTAAAGTAGTTTCTGCTGAAGAAGCTGTTAAAAAAATACCAAATGATGCAACAATTACTATTGGCGGCCTTATCTCTATTCTATGTCCTGAAAAAGTTTTGGCTTCACTTGAAGAGCGTTTCTTAACGACTGGGGAACCAAGAAACCTATCAGTTCTGACTCCTGTAAGGGTGGGATGGGATCAAAATAAAAGCACTGGATTAGAACACGTTTCCCACAAAGGGATGTTAAAGCGATTAATTAGCGGTAGCTTTAATGTAAAAGAAAGTCCAAAATTAACTGATATGATAAGAAACAATGAAATAGAAGCTTATAACTTTTCAATGGGTACTTTATTTCAGTTAATAAGATCAATTGCTGGAGGACATCCTGGCCTTTTAACAACAGCAGGATTACATACCTATGTGGATCCAAGGTATGACGGTGGTAGATTAAATGAAGCTACAAAAGAAGATATTGTAAAAATACTAGAAATAGATAAAAAGGAACACTTGTTCTATCCGTCTTTTCCGATAGACGTAGCGATCATAAGAGGAACAACTGCTGATGAAAATGGAAATATAACGCTTGAAGAGGAACCTGCTACATTAAGTGGACTTGAAATGGCAATGGCAGCAAAGGCTAATGGAGGTTATGTAATTGCTCAGGTCAAGCGTGTAACTGAAAACAAGACCCTTCACCCTCGTTCTGTAGAGATTCCCGGAATTTTAGTTGATGCGGTAGTAATAGATGAGGATCAGAAGCAAAGTTTACTTAAAGATTATCATCCGAGCTGGACAGGAGAAATTAAGCAACCAATTAATCAACTCAAAAAGACATTACAATTAGATGCGAAAAAAGTAATTTTACGTAGAGCCTTAAAAGAAATTGATGCTGGTTCAATTGTTAATCTTGGCGTAGGAATTCCCGTAGATCTGCCTCAGCTTGCGTTAGAGGAAGACTTCTTTAATGAAATTACATTTTCTTTAGAGCATGGTGCAATTGGCGGTGTTCCAATGGGGGTTGAGGTATTTGGGGCTCATATAAACCCAGAGGCATTTGTTACTTCCCCGCAAATATTTGATTTTTATCAAGCTGGAGGTTTATCTGCAACTTTACTTGGATTTGCACAAATTGATGGAACAGGGAATGTAAATGTTAGTAAATTTAAGGGTATATACAGAGGTTCCGGCGGTTTTGTTGATATTACTCATAAGACGCCAAAAATCATTTTCTGTGGCACGCTGACAAGTGGTGGCTTAAAGGTATCTGTTGAAAATGAAAAAATAAAAATTGTAAATGAAGGACGACATAAAAAATTCATCCAAACGATTGAACATTTAACGTTCAATGCTAGTCAAGCATTGAAAAAAGGGCAAGAAGTTCTTTATATTACTGAACGCTGTGTTTTCCGATTAGAAGAAGGTGGCTTAGTTTTAATTGAGCACGCGCCAGGGGTTGATGTGAAAAAAGATATTCTCTCGAATGTTGAGTGCGAAATTAAAATTTCTGCAGATTTAAAACTAATGGATCCAGAGTTTTTTACACAATCATCAAATGAAATGTTAATGGAAAGGGTGTAAAAGAGTGTCTTACTTTAAAATAGATCGCATAATTGAAATAGAGGTATTAGTTGTTGGAGGAGGTGGGGCTGCAGCGCGAGCTGCCCTATCTGCTGCTCAAGCCGGGGCAGATGTTCGGATGGCAATAAAAGCAAAATGGCTAGGAAGCGGTTCCACCGCAACGGCATTTTCAGAATTATTAGCGATAGCTGCAGCCATCGGCCATGCTGATGAACGAGACCATCCTGAAATTCACTATGAAGACACGTTAGATGCTGGAAGAGGATTTATTGATCCAGAGCTTGTTTGGACACTTGCATCAGAGGTACCAGATCGAATACAGGATCTTATAGACATAGGGTTAAATTTTGATAAGGTCGAAGACGGAAAATTAGTACAGGGCATGAGTGATTTTGCTACATATCCACGAACTTGTCGAGTAAATGGTGTAACCGCGCGTCATATTCTAGTAGCTTTAGCCAAACAAATTAAAAATCATAATGTCCCTATTGATGAAAATACAACAGTGTTTAAGTTAATAACAGATAAAAACAATAAGATTTCAGGTGCATTAGCAATAAATAAAGATACAGAAGAAATGATTCTTTATAAAACACCGTCTGTTATCCTTGCTTGTGGTGGTGCTCATCATATTTATAAATATGCAGTTGGTACATCAGACATGGTTGGAAATGGCTATGCAATGGCAAACGAATTGGGTGTTCCTCTTATTAATATGGAATTTATTCAAATTGGACCTGGGGCAATTCAGCCGTCTATTACTTTACTATCAGGTCCGGTATGGAAAGCAAGGCCAATTTTAACAAACAATAAAGGAGAAGACATTCTCGAAAAACATGTTCCTCAGCATGTAGATATTGATGATGTTTACAATCATAAAGTGTTTCCTTTTACCATTTCAACTGCTGCTTACTATTTGGATACTTCCATTCAAAAAGAGCTAGAATCAAATCCAACTCCTAATGGAGGAGTGTGGTGTACGATGCGTCCTGGTTCTGAAAGCATTGTTGATCAAAAAATGCCCAAAACCAAAGGGGTATTAAAGTCGAAGGGTATTGATGTATTTAAAGATAAATTTGAAGTAGCACTTGTCGCGCAATGTATGAACGGGGGTGCTTTAATTGAAAGCCCGGATGGGACTACAAACGTTTCAGGTTTATTTATCGCTGGAGAAACAGCGGGAGGAGTTCGCGGTCCAGACCGTCCTGGTGGCAATTCATTAGCTGAAGGTCAAGTTTTTGGTCACCGAACAGGGAGTGCAGCTGCTGCATATTCTCAGAAAACAACAAGTAATGAAAGTCTTGAACAAGAAACACTTGCGGCATTAAATAATCTTAATAGCTGGATTGAAAATAGTAAAGGTAAAAAAGACCTTGTTGAAGCAGTTGAATCTGTCAAAGAAACGATGTATAAAAATTGCTTAGTTATTCGAAATGAAGAGCGCTTAGATACAGCTCTAAAACATGTGAATGAACTTGAAAGATCATTAGAAGCTGGAGAATATCAGATTAATATGCAGAATATATCAGCAGCAATTGACTTAAAACATATGCTTGTCACTTCCAAAGCAATTATCCTGTCTGCTAAAACTCGTACAGAAAGCAGAAGTTGTCATTATCGTGAAGATTATCCAAATAAAGATGATGCAAACTGGATCAAAAGTATTTATGTCACACAGAAAGATGGTGAAATGCAAGTAAATACAAGACAATGGTTAAGTAAAAGGGTGAGTGAACGAAGTGAATCAAAACTATGAAGCTTGAAGTCTTAATTAAGAGTGGGATTGCACATGTTGAATTAAATAATCCACCTTTCAATCTATTAACAAATACAGTGAAACATAAAGTGAAGGAAGCTTTTCGTGTTCTTTCAGCTAATCGAAACGTGAGAGTCATCTTGTTTACTGCTGCGGGTGAACATTTCTGCTGCGGTGCTGACTTAAAAGAATTCTCTGCTAGAATCAACAACAATAAGGCAAAGGAAGCGTGGATTGAAGGACATGAAATGCTTCAGGCTATAATGGATGCTCCTCAACCAACGATTGTTTGCGTAAAAGGAAATACACTTGGTGGAGGAGCCGAGTTAGCTACTGCTTTTGATATAAGGATATTTGCTGAGGATGTTGCATTTGGTTATCCAGAAGTTTCACGAACGGTTTTTCCTGGAAACGGAGGTTTTGAACGATTTCTACAGCTTTCAGGGGAAGCGAATGCGGCTTATTTATTTTTAACAGGAGAAAAAATACTAGCTGCAGATGCGTTAAGAATCGGGATTGCTAATAAGATAGTAGAGAAAAATCAGCTTGAAATAGAAGGAAAGAAAATGGCTGACCTAGTTGCTTCATACTCAAACAAAACGATTCGGACAATTAAAAAAGTAATTAAAGGATGCCGCCAAAAAGACCTGTTTTTTAAAGAGGGAATGAATCACTTTGATGCTCTTCACCAAACGGAAGATATCGTTGAATCTATTAATGCATTTTTTGAAAAAAGAGATCCCCGTTACCAACATAAATAACATCAAAAGTCTTCAGGCATCAGATGTAAATCGAGCTAAACTTACCTTAAACATGATTACGATTTGGAGGTTAGGAAAATGAACATAGGCTTTCGAATATTTTCAGTTGATAAACGCGTTGATCAATTGATCGTTGACCAGTTTAGAACAGTTGTTACACCACATATTAGTGATAATATGAGCAGGTTGCAAGGAGCAGGAGCAAAATTAAGACCATACCATAATGGGATGAAGCTTGTAGGTACGGCATTTACTGTGAAAACAAGACCTGGAGATAACTTAATGGTTCACAAAGCGATCGATTTAGCACAACCAGGTGACGTTATTGTTGTTGATGCAGGAGGCGATCAAACAAATGCCATTGTAGGAGAGATTATGCAAAGAATAGCGAAAAAAAATAGAATTGCGGGATTTGTCATTAATGGTGCTATTCGTGATACAGTTGCTTTTAAAAATGATTCATTCCCAGTTTATGCAAAAGGAGTGACTCATCGAGGACCATATAAAGATGGCCCAGGAGAAATAAACGTTCCTGTTTCATTTAATGGTATGATTATTCATCCAGGTGATTTAATAGTAGGAGATGAAGATGGTCTTGTAGTAGTCCCGTTAGAGGAGGCAGAAGAAATCCTGGAAAAAGCACAAAAAATGGCTCGAAAAGAGGTAGAAATATTTCAATCTATTGAACAAGGAACAATAGATAGAAACTGGATTGATAGCACTTTAAAAGAAAAAGGCTGTGAAAGCTATGATTCTTATAAATCGTTCACTACCAGTGGTGGTTATAAATGAAGCCAAAAGTTTATATTACAAGGAAAATTCCTGAACAGATTCTAGAGAAAATTAGTATGGTTTGTGATGTACGAATGTGGGATAAAGAAGATATCCCAGTCCCGTATGAAATATTGGAAAAGGAAATTGTAGATATTGATGGACTATTTTGTTTATTAACAGAAACAATCGATCATTCATTAATGAGCAAAGCCACAAACCTTAAAATTGTTGCTAATATGGCAGTCGGATATAATAATATCGATATTACAAGTGCAACAAAGCATGGAATAATGGTTACGAATACACCAGGTGTTTTAACAGAGACGACTGCAGATCTAACCTTTGGGCTTTTAATGGCAACAGCCCGCCGTCTAGTAGAGGCATCCGACTATTTAAAAAATGGAGATTGGAAAACGTGGTCTCCAATGAAACTAACTGGTCAAGATGTACACGGAGCAACTTTAGGGATCATCGGTTTAGGTCGGATAGGAGAGGCTTTGGCACGAAGAGCAAAAGGTTTTAACATGGAGATTCTTTACTATAATCGAAGCCGAAAATACGAACAAGAAAAAGAGCTAGGTATAACATACACTTCATTTGAAAACCTTCTAAAAGTATCGGATTTTATATGTATAATAACTCCTTACACCCCAGAAACGAAACATTTAATAGATACAGAACAACTTTCATTGATGAAAAAGAATGCAATACTAATTAATACTGCAAGAGGAGGTATTGTGAATGAAGCTGCCTTATATAATACCTTAAAAAACAAAGGTATTTTTGGGGCAGGTTTAGATGTATTTGAAGAAGAGCCTGTATCTTTAGATCACCCGCTTTTAACTTTACCTAATGTTGTGACCCTGCCGCATATAGGTAGTGCGAGTAAAGCAACTAGAATAAAAATGGCTGACCTTGCGGCAAATAATTTAATTTTAGGTTTAAAAGGTAAAAGACCACAAAATTTAATAAATGATGTTTGTTTCAATCACAAATAAGCAATATAATAGTTTCCCATTTAGATATTCTTACTAGTCTACCTAAATTTTTTATGAAAAAGTGAATTAACACTACAGAAATTGATGAAAAAACACAACTTTGAACCAAAAGCTTCAATTCATTGATAAAAAAAAGGATTGAGGCTTTTTTTATTGCGTGCCCAGCAAGCCGTTAATTGCTAATTGGTGAAAGTTCAATCTGAGTAAGTCCCATGGCCAATTCCTGCGTTAGGGATTGGTTACGGTGAAACAAAGATTATTGAAGCGTATGACTTTATTAAATCAATTGTGGATGATACAACAGTTTCTCCTAACTTTGACGATGGATATCGAAGTGCTGTTATCAGTGATGCGATTCTTGAATCAGCGGAAAAAGGTCAGTGGGTGAATCTTGATAAAACTCCTGTGAAAACAAATTAATTTTTACATCTAAGACTGCCAGGAATTAATTTCTGGCGGTTTTTCAAGACACAATGGAGACTTTGAAATATGTGAAAGGAGAAATATCTTTGACATTTGCAGTAATACTTATTATTATGTTAGCCATATCTGCATTACTAGAACGATATTCACAGCAAAAAATATAGAATCTAACTACAGTAAAAAAACAAAAGGAAATCTAACAAGATTAAATTCTATTTAAGGAGTGGTCATTTTTTTTCACTGCTATTTGTGGGGCTATATATTGTACTTAGGTAAGTATTAGTTGAGGATTATCATATATAAAAGAGTGCTATCATGGACCAAACTAGGTGGATGCGGGGAATATTTAAAGGAATTCTTGCTCAAATTCTAGGTCAAACTCTCGGCTAAAAAAGACATCCCATTTTTGGAATGCCCTTTTACTAGTTATTCTCAATTGTAGCAATATCCTTCACAACATCCTCTAGTGTTACGCTCCTCAACACCTTCTCCATAGCTAACTGAGCTGATGTGAACAATGGTTCGATTGTATTCTGGATGTTCCTACCTACAGGACATTTTGGATTTGGATTTTCATGGACGCTAAATAGCTCTTTTTCCTGTACTACATTCACTGCTTTATAAACGTCAAACAGTGTAATATCATATAATTTTTTTGAGAGTTTAGCCCCTGCAATACCTGGTTTTACCTCTATTAAACCAGCATTTTTTAACATTCCCATGAGTTTTCTGATCACTGCTGAGTTTGTGTTTACACTGGATGCTAAAAATTCAGAAGACGTTATCCCTTCTTTATTTAATTCAATTAAAGCTAATATATGAATACCGACAGCGAATCGGCTGCTGATGGACATGTTCAGTCACCACCCTTGTGAACAAATCTATTTACTAATTTATAAGTGTAATTAATTTGATTACAAGTCTATTATACCAAATTTCGATGAAAATAATATATGATATCTAACCTGTTGACAAAATGATTACCTGTAACTAAAATAAATACATGTAACCGAATTTGTTACAATCGAAACCGAACTGGAGGAATATAAATGAAAATATTAGTTACAGGAGCAACTGGAAAATTAGGATCTAAGGTTGTGGAGTCATTATTAACATCCATACCTGCGAGTGAGCTGGCGGTGAGTGTTCGAAATCCTGAGAAAGCAGAAGGACTTCGAGCTCGAGGAGTAGAGATTCGAAAAGGTGATTTTGACCATCCAGAAACATTAGATGATGCTTTTAAAGGGATTGATCGTTTATTAATTATTTCTGCAGATGGTGATAATGATACAAGAATTCGTCAACATACAAATGCAGTGCAAGCAGCTGAACGTGCAGGGATAAAATTTATTGCATACACGAGTATCGCAAATGCAACAGAAAGCAAAAATTTAATGGCTCCTCCTCATGTCTCGACAGAAGCAGCCATCTTGAAGACGGGTATCCCATATTCTTTCTTACGTAATAATTGGTATTTGGAAAATGAAATTGATAGCATTCAAGGTGCTATGGCAGGAGCTCCATGGGTAACTTCTGCTGGAGCTGGTAAAGTTGGCTGGGCACTACAACAAGATTATGCAGATGCAGCAGCAGCAGTTCTTTTAGGTGAAGGGAACGAAAATACAGTTTATGAACTTTCTGGCCCTCTTTTAACTCAAGAAGAATTAGTGACGGCTATTGGTGCTGTATTAGGCAAAGAAATACCTGTACAACAAGTTGGTGACGAAGAATATGCCGAAATAATGAAAGGCTTAGGTTTACCTGAATTTGTCATTCCGATTGTAGTAGGAATTTAAGAAAGCATTCGAAATGGTTCACTTGAAATTGAAAGCAATGATTTTGAAAAAGTTCTTGGTCGCCCAGTTACGCCAATCAAAGAGGCACTTACACACATTGTAAATGCAAACTCTCAATCAAACTAAATAGATAATTCCAAAAATTAATCATGTAGATAAACCGACCTTCGTACGAGAAAAAGTCAGCTTTTAAGTTGATGTTGGACTCG encodes:
- a CDS encoding RraA family protein, translated to MNIGFRIFSVDKRVDQLIVDQFRTVVTPHISDNMSRLQGAGAKLRPYHNGMKLVGTAFTVKTRPGDNLMVHKAIDLAQPGDVIVVDAGGDQTNAIVGEIMQRIAKKNRIAGFVINGAIRDTVAFKNDSFPVYAKGVTHRGPYKDGPGEINVPVSFNGMIIHPGDLIVGDEDGLVVVPLEEAEEILEKAQKMARKEVEIFQSIEQGTIDRNWIDSTLKEKGCESYDSYKSFTTSGGYK
- a CDS encoding acyl-CoA dehydrogenase family protein; the protein is MQLTEQQQNWRDVARDFAKRKLEPATEWLEGDYFWNNAKKLADHGFLGLTLPEEYGGMNLSIFDACLIIEELCRVCPTSGRHAYHASMGIASFINQLGNEEQKKQYLPMITSGKLFVGLGMSEPEAGSAATDISTTAVEEGDFYRLNGSKVFISEAHLADLFVVYARFGNTGRTSDIGAILVERGTPGFTVGPNEENMSGEVQCALYFEDAMVPKENVLATNNAFKKLMGVYNGVRLGFLSQTMGITQAAFDRTMEHVKQRKQFGKEICEFQGLQWMISDMYVQLEAARTILYRAAEAASDNKPDKNAVSVAKIFVAEAAQKITDTCIQLHGGYGYSKQYPLEWYYRCVRAASIAGGTLQVHKTMLASSVLERKFDQRK
- a CDS encoding 2-hydroxyacid dehydrogenase, which encodes MKPKVYITRKIPEQILEKISMVCDVRMWDKEDIPVPYEILEKEIVDIDGLFCLLTETIDHSLMSKATNLKIVANMAVGYNNIDITSATKHGIMVTNTPGVLTETTADLTFGLLMATARRLVEASDYLKNGDWKTWSPMKLTGQDVHGATLGIIGLGRIGEALARRAKGFNMEILYYNRSRKYEQEKELGITYTSFENLLKVSDFICIITPYTPETKHLIDTEQLSLMKKNAILINTARGGIVNEAALYNTLKNKGIFGAGLDVFEEEPVSLDHPLLTLPNVVTLPHIGSASKATRIKMADLAANNLILGLKGKRPQNLINDVCFNHK
- a CDS encoding acyl CoA:acetate/3-ketoacid CoA transferase, which gives rise to MGTTSHKQKSNSKVVSAEEAVKKIPNDATITIGGLISILCPEKVLASLEERFLTTGEPRNLSVLTPVRVGWDQNKSTGLEHVSHKGMLKRLISGSFNVKESPKLTDMIRNNEIEAYNFSMGTLFQLIRSIAGGHPGLLTTAGLHTYVDPRYDGGRLNEATKEDIVKILEIDKKEHLFYPSFPIDVAIIRGTTADENGNITLEEEPATLSGLEMAMAAKANGGYVIAQVKRVTENKTLHPRSVEIPGILVDAVVIDEDQKQSLLKDYHPSWTGEIKQPINQLKKTLQLDAKKVILRRALKEIDAGSIVNLGVGIPVDLPQLALEEDFFNEITFSLEHGAIGGVPMGVEVFGAHINPEAFVTSPQIFDFYQAGGLSATLLGFAQIDGTGNVNVSKFKGIYRGSGGFVDITHKTPKIIFCGTLTSGGLKVSVENEKIKIVNEGRHKKFIQTIEHLTFNASQALKKGQEVLYITERCVFRLEEGGLVLIEHAPGVDVKKDILSNVECEIKISADLKLMDPEFFTQSSNEMLMERV
- a CDS encoding FAD-binding protein; protein product: MSYFKIDRIIEIEVLVVGGGGAAARAALSAAQAGADVRMAIKAKWLGSGSTATAFSELLAIAAAIGHADERDHPEIHYEDTLDAGRGFIDPELVWTLASEVPDRIQDLIDIGLNFDKVEDGKLVQGMSDFATYPRTCRVNGVTARHILVALAKQIKNHNVPIDENTTVFKLITDKNNKISGALAINKDTEEMILYKTPSVILACGGAHHIYKYAVGTSDMVGNGYAMANELGVPLINMEFIQIGPGAIQPSITLLSGPVWKARPILTNNKGEDILEKHVPQHVDIDDVYNHKVFPFTISTAAYYLDTSIQKELESNPTPNGGVWCTMRPGSESIVDQKMPKTKGVLKSKGIDVFKDKFEVALVAQCMNGGALIESPDGTTNVSGLFIAGETAGGVRGPDRPGGNSLAEGQVFGHRTGSAAAAYSQKTTSNESLEQETLAALNNLNSWIENSKGKKDLVEAVESVKETMYKNCLVIRNEERLDTALKHVNELERSLEAGEYQINMQNISAAIDLKHMLVTSKAIILSAKTRTESRSCHYREDYPNKDDANWIKSIYVTQKDGEMQVNTRQWLSKRVSERSESKL
- a CDS encoding Rrf2 family transcriptional regulator; its protein translation is MSISSRFAVGIHILALIELNKEGITSSEFLASSVNTNSAVIRKLMGMLKNAGLIEVKPGIAGAKLSKKLYDITLFDVYKAVNVVQEKELFSVHENPNPKCPVGRNIQNTIEPLFTSAQLAMEKVLRSVTLEDVVKDIATIENN
- a CDS encoding enoyl-CoA hydratase/isomerase family protein, which produces MKLEVLIKSGIAHVELNNPPFNLLTNTVKHKVKEAFRVLSANRNVRVILFTAAGEHFCCGADLKEFSARINNNKAKEAWIEGHEMLQAIMDAPQPTIVCVKGNTLGGGAELATAFDIRIFAEDVAFGYPEVSRTVFPGNGGFERFLQLSGEANAAYLFLTGEKILAADALRIGIANKIVEKNQLEIEGKKMADLVASYSNKTIRTIKKVIKGCRQKDLFFKEGMNHFDALHQTEDIVESINAFFEKRDPRYQHK